One stretch of Paenibacillus sp. FSL R5-0341 DNA includes these proteins:
- a CDS encoding methyl-accepting chemotaxis protein gives MTLKTKVIVIVTTICILLAAPLSYIALYVIEKQATESVDNELQSTVQKAVTEVDGWALTQAKVIETLGKVIDDTVPLNEISMEHLQAFQLASNKEDIATIYFGLEDGTYLDGAGFIPDATFDARERPWYVAIKASNALTFSDAYVTKAGIQSIFIGVPLHDENGNFQGAISENISLDSIKDEISSIHTDNGFTFLLDQKGVVLSHPNQELLNTPLAEQSDYTDIVSTMLNQPSGLSEYTYNNDRQLIYYEKIPNTNWIVATSISKAAALAEFTKTKQLYLAFIVIFTVVLAALAYFLALRTIKPLLNMKNSAQQLAAGDLTVQVDVKGKDEIAQLGTSFNAMSTSLRQLIQQVDHSAQQVQASSQTMYKEASDSNEIAGQISTVIEEIAKGASEQAESIQSGAEMVSGINQVIDQITDEAHQASQTILDVTQAMESGTSAISRQMNLSEVGQQSTTRVETSNELLLSKIGAISEITGSIQNIAAQTNLLALNASIEAARAGEHGRGFAVVAGEVRKLAEQSSQSVAGIDQLLNDLNTAGQQSAAELEQFRLNSTAQSESMAETSASFENIRQSIEEIIHQINSITSGMNSIKSGAAQVSDVITGLAAVAEQSAASTEEAASSTTEQSESIGNIAEAAKALSDHADQLLLEVSRFNTESK, from the coding sequence ATGACGCTCAAAACTAAAGTCATTGTCATCGTCACCACCATCTGCATTCTGCTCGCTGCGCCACTCAGCTATATCGCGCTGTACGTGATTGAGAAGCAAGCGACAGAATCCGTAGACAATGAGCTGCAAAGCACAGTTCAAAAAGCAGTAACAGAAGTCGATGGATGGGCTTTGACTCAAGCCAAAGTCATCGAAACACTGGGCAAAGTCATTGATGATACGGTACCCCTCAATGAGATCAGCATGGAGCATCTACAAGCATTCCAACTGGCCTCTAACAAAGAGGATATCGCCACCATTTACTTCGGCCTCGAAGACGGTACATATTTAGACGGAGCAGGCTTCATACCAGATGCCACTTTCGATGCACGAGAGCGTCCATGGTACGTAGCCATCAAAGCTTCGAACGCGCTTACGTTCAGTGATGCCTATGTCACCAAAGCCGGTATACAGTCCATTTTCATCGGCGTGCCACTACATGACGAGAATGGGAATTTCCAAGGGGCCATATCGGAAAATATATCACTTGATTCCATTAAGGATGAGATCAGTTCAATCCACACAGACAACGGATTTACCTTTTTGCTGGACCAAAAGGGCGTTGTGCTCTCACATCCGAATCAAGAGTTGTTGAACACACCTCTCGCCGAGCAGAGTGACTATACCGATATTGTGAGTACGATGCTTAATCAACCTAGCGGATTGTCCGAATATACGTATAATAACGATCGGCAGTTAATCTATTACGAGAAAATTCCGAATACCAACTGGATTGTAGCAACCTCCATCTCCAAAGCTGCTGCCTTGGCGGAATTCACCAAGACAAAACAGCTGTATCTGGCGTTTATCGTTATTTTCACCGTGGTGCTGGCCGCTCTGGCCTACTTCTTAGCACTCAGAACGATCAAACCCCTGCTGAATATGAAGAACAGTGCGCAACAATTGGCCGCAGGAGATCTTACGGTGCAAGTTGACGTCAAAGGTAAAGATGAAATTGCCCAATTAGGTACTTCTTTCAATGCCATGTCTACTTCTTTGCGTCAGTTGATTCAACAGGTGGATCACTCCGCACAGCAAGTACAGGCCTCTTCTCAAACGATGTACAAGGAAGCTTCCGACAGCAATGAAATTGCAGGTCAGATCTCCACAGTCATTGAAGAGATTGCCAAGGGTGCAAGCGAACAGGCTGAATCCATCCAATCCGGTGCAGAAATGGTATCTGGCATTAATCAAGTGATTGATCAGATTACAGATGAGGCTCATCAAGCCTCTCAAACGATACTGGATGTTACTCAGGCCATGGAAAGTGGTACAAGTGCTATCAGCCGCCAGATGAATCTTTCTGAAGTCGGGCAACAATCCACTACTCGAGTCGAAACATCCAATGAACTACTCCTTAGCAAAATTGGAGCAATCTCCGAAATTACGGGCAGTATTCAGAATATTGCGGCCCAAACCAATCTGCTGGCCTTGAATGCATCTATTGAAGCTGCCCGTGCTGGAGAGCATGGCAGAGGATTCGCAGTGGTGGCTGGTGAGGTTCGGAAACTGGCAGAACAGTCCTCACAGTCTGTAGCGGGTATCGATCAGTTGCTGAATGATCTGAATACTGCAGGTCAGCAAAGTGCAGCAGAGCTGGAGCAATTCAGATTGAATAGTACAGCCCAATCCGAATCTATGGCAGAGACGTCAGCATCATTTGAGAATATACGTCAGTCCATTGAAGAGATTATTCATCAGATCAATTCCATTACTTCGGGCATGAACAGCATCAAATCAGGTGCAGCTCAGGTCTCTGACGTCATTACAGGCCTCGCAGCGGTTGCCGAGCAAAGTGCTGCTTCGACGGAAGAAGCTGCATCCTCCACAACGGAGCAATCCGAATCTATTGGTAACATCGCAGAAGCCGCCAAGGCATTATCGGATCATGCAGATCAGTTGCTCTTGGAAGTTAGTCGTTTCAATACGGAGAGTAAGTAA
- a CDS encoding alpha/beta fold hydrolase, which yields MNVHTNHEATTTIFMTGSTGFIGKETVKQLTQGDAQLLLLVRSEQRARTVLKAYGVKDFNRITFITGDLSIWGLALTAADRERALEASVIIHAGGTMDVTLERKVAEQIFMNGAREVAQLAQEIHRTRGLRHFIHVVGFMSPYGERNEQGNYLQVEHVDNNESAYEEMKFHADLHIREHAEQHNYPLSVVNPSTVVGPRPTGETEQTGGIGLLIQAIQRGLMPVVPGGSSYWLPLVENDIVAQTLVFLSREAAPVGGTYPLLARKEDSPNMKVLLHLLAQQLDVSKPIGAVPLSWIQWAMKSGGTRISGVPAESVAFITNRSFPVEETEALFTRMGQSWPDIREQLPLVTADLDYRLRYTPLPEGFPTDYIRSRSGDMAMLGWEGEGEPWIIVHGLLQSADEMLPLGRQLRERTGNPVWLIDLAGFGRSPVHQGDEAFEGQVNALLKALGEFEGPVKLVGHSIGAAIAAAAQMHSGRTDIRLGLLQPVANNSNPNVLRWISRLPRGVMRSMLRGRSEKSWNRMFSAYSDGEDNSVRYHTMAKRIRSSLQSPRIAGAHADLLRWIHSGQRKGARSTLWAKLESQHRAQNALVIWGKADREYHYPRDMNPLIKHIEVPYGHYFPTFQYKETAAILAEWSDTVR from the coding sequence ATGAATGTACATACTAACCATGAAGCAACCACGACCATTTTTATGACAGGTAGCACAGGTTTTATCGGCAAAGAAACGGTCAAACAACTCACGCAGGGAGACGCACAATTGCTCTTGTTGGTTCGTTCGGAACAGCGAGCCAGAACTGTGCTGAAGGCTTATGGAGTGAAGGATTTCAACCGAATTACTTTTATTACAGGTGATTTGTCCATTTGGGGTCTTGCCCTTACCGCAGCGGATCGGGAGCGTGCTCTTGAAGCGAGTGTGATCATTCATGCGGGTGGAACAATGGACGTCACTTTGGAACGAAAGGTAGCCGAGCAGATATTTATGAACGGGGCCAGAGAAGTGGCTCAGCTTGCACAAGAAATTCACCGTACCCGTGGACTGCGGCACTTTATCCACGTTGTCGGTTTCATGAGCCCTTATGGAGAGCGGAATGAACAGGGGAATTATCTACAGGTTGAGCATGTGGATAACAATGAAAGTGCGTATGAAGAGATGAAGTTTCATGCTGATTTGCATATTCGGGAGCATGCAGAGCAGCATAACTACCCCTTATCCGTTGTGAACCCGAGTACAGTGGTTGGACCGCGTCCCACCGGTGAAACAGAGCAAACGGGTGGGATTGGGCTGCTTATCCAGGCCATCCAGAGAGGTCTTATGCCCGTAGTACCTGGAGGTTCGTCCTATTGGTTACCCCTTGTGGAGAACGATATTGTTGCACAGACGCTTGTTTTTCTATCCAGGGAAGCTGCTCCAGTCGGAGGCACCTACCCACTGTTGGCGCGGAAGGAAGACAGTCCCAATATGAAGGTGTTGCTGCATCTTCTGGCACAGCAATTGGACGTATCCAAACCCATAGGGGCCGTACCACTATCATGGATTCAATGGGCTATGAAGTCAGGTGGTACACGTATCAGTGGTGTTCCAGCGGAGTCGGTTGCTTTTATTACCAACAGGTCATTCCCGGTTGAAGAGACGGAGGCTCTGTTCACACGTATGGGGCAATCCTGGCCGGACATCCGGGAACAGCTTCCGCTGGTTACAGCCGATCTGGATTATCGTCTTCGTTATACGCCGTTACCTGAGGGTTTTCCGACAGATTATATCCGGTCACGGAGTGGGGATATGGCTATGCTTGGTTGGGAGGGTGAAGGGGAGCCTTGGATCATTGTGCATGGCTTGCTTCAATCTGCCGATGAGATGTTACCGTTGGGACGACAGCTTAGGGAACGGACAGGGAACCCGGTATGGTTAATCGATCTCGCTGGATTCGGACGGTCCCCTGTGCATCAGGGAGATGAGGCATTTGAAGGTCAGGTGAATGCACTACTTAAGGCGCTTGGTGAGTTCGAAGGTCCTGTGAAGCTGGTGGGTCATTCGATCGGTGCAGCTATTGCAGCTGCAGCACAGATGCATAGCGGGCGGACAGACATTCGGCTGGGTTTGCTTCAGCCAGTCGCTAACAATTCGAATCCGAATGTACTGAGATGGATTTCCCGTTTGCCAAGAGGTGTGATGCGCTCCATGCTGCGTGGCAGATCGGAAAAAAGTTGGAACCGGATGTTCAGTGCATACAGCGATGGAGAAGACAACAGTGTTAGGTATCATACGATGGCCAAGAGAATACGCTCCAGCCTCCAATCTCCTCGAATTGCGGGAGCACATGCGGATTTGTTGCGGTGGATCCACTCCGGTCAGCGAAAAGGCGCCAGATCAACGTTGTGGGCGAAATTAGAGAGTCAGCACCGCGCTCAGAATGCATTAGTCATATGGGGCAAGGCAGATCGAGAATATCATTATCCCCGGGATATGAACCCACTGATCAAACACATAGAAGTGCCCTATGGGCATTACTTTCCGACGTTTCAGTATAAGGAAACAGCTGCAATCCTCGCCGAATGGTCCGATACCGTGAGATGA
- a CDS encoding DEAD/DEAH box helicase yields the protein MMQSLYGVWLGDVFFCFSGETSEPRVDAWSHVVRRLNFGDGGRLFQPAALRLAELRWPNPLRNTAEAKNTKRRQLLGRTLEGLAVSPKDAFRLLLQWDDRLLNAAGIQVGEEMRYWIKAAQFTQELLLRGAIAPSAEFAAKTGARRRTGQETLTGVWRPRLEQEEDIERFRDLAEAMPPIGLAAPGAYASLEPETREEAGAAVLFSFMSGMIHAVVTSELEGMDSELSRYRTPYRRGSSPVAELWWNSLISMFRPVTVQGPTDDMTAFIHTLQEAGGTTMPIVGAEEMAPAEGQLKLVLRLEPPLGEHETIWGISFWVDSEQETSLRLPVRTIWAHPERDLDRGKVLYTSAAEQLLMALGHAAELAPELETALLTARPEGIKLEQQGFFEFLTHAVPRLQKAGITVLMPSRWSRAGKRRAGLRLQMLNRGNERLPGATSALGMEQLVAFKAEPMLDGKPVTAEELAALAESTVPYVMFRGEWIEVDTKEIRQVLRYMKKEEEQYMPLSEWLHLAADEGEDSAWKGLSVFGAESDGLLAFLLDGQVLRSIEPRQVPAELHGELRPYQERGYQWLSAMRELGFGVCLADDMGLGKTIQVITCLLDRKHEERQAAEEEARENEMLNGSDDVFPTDQHTQVQPVHLPALIVCPTSLLGNWQRELKRFAPDLSLYIHHGGQRLHGNDFQAEAQTHDIVLTTYHLAGRDGPDLASLHWSTIVLDEAQYIKNYRTKQAQSVMRLSTLHRIAMTGTPVENRLSELWSIFQFLNPGYLGTASSFRQRYTGLGPSEENAASLRELHRLVSPFMLRRLKSDPDIRKDLPEKLELKSYCSLTPEQTVLYQRVVDDLMGGLDGRNGIARKGIVLSSLTKLKQICDHPVLADSNRKDHGKAEASGKMERLLELLDAIRDNGESALIFTQYVAMGDLLVSRLKQRYEEEPYFLHGGVSKAQRDDMVDTFQKGEGPSMFVLSLRAGGVGLNLTRASHVVHYDRWWNPAVENQATDRVFRIGQNRNVQVHKLICQGTLEERIDELIESKKALSEQVVGSGENWLTEMSDDELRGLISLQGETWL from the coding sequence ATGATGCAATCGCTGTATGGAGTATGGCTTGGTGACGTATTTTTTTGTTTTTCCGGTGAAACATCGGAACCACGTGTGGATGCATGGAGCCACGTGGTAAGAAGGTTGAATTTTGGCGACGGGGGTCGTCTGTTTCAGCCTGCCGCTCTGCGTCTTGCGGAGCTGCGCTGGCCGAATCCGCTGAGGAACACGGCTGAAGCCAAGAACACGAAGCGGCGTCAACTGCTGGGACGCACATTGGAAGGATTGGCAGTCTCGCCCAAGGATGCCTTCAGGCTACTGCTGCAATGGGATGACCGTTTGTTAAATGCAGCCGGAATTCAGGTTGGAGAAGAGATGCGTTACTGGATCAAAGCGGCGCAGTTCACACAGGAGCTGCTGTTGCGAGGAGCAATTGCTCCATCGGCTGAATTCGCAGCAAAGACCGGCGCACGGCGACGGACCGGGCAAGAAACATTGACGGGAGTATGGCGGCCACGCTTGGAACAGGAGGAGGACATCGAACGATTCCGTGATCTTGCTGAAGCGATGCCTCCCATCGGATTGGCTGCTCCCGGAGCCTATGCTTCATTGGAACCGGAAACGCGTGAAGAAGCAGGGGCGGCGGTATTATTTTCATTCATGAGTGGAATGATTCATGCTGTAGTGACAAGTGAGTTGGAGGGTATGGACAGTGAACTGTCCCGATACCGTACTCCTTATCGACGCGGATCTTCGCCAGTAGCCGAGCTCTGGTGGAATAGTCTGATCTCGATGTTCCGTCCTGTAACAGTGCAAGGGCCGACGGACGACATGACAGCGTTTATTCATACGTTGCAAGAAGCTGGTGGAACGACGATGCCGATCGTGGGAGCCGAAGAAATGGCGCCTGCCGAAGGCCAATTGAAGCTGGTACTCCGTTTGGAGCCGCCACTGGGCGAACATGAAACGATCTGGGGAATAAGCTTTTGGGTAGACAGTGAGCAGGAAACGAGCCTGAGGTTGCCTGTACGTACCATCTGGGCACATCCAGAGCGAGATCTGGACCGGGGGAAAGTATTATATACCTCGGCGGCAGAGCAGCTGTTGATGGCACTCGGGCATGCAGCAGAACTGGCACCTGAACTGGAGACGGCGCTGCTCACCGCTCGTCCCGAGGGAATTAAGCTGGAGCAGCAGGGTTTCTTTGAATTTCTCACGCATGCGGTTCCACGTTTGCAGAAGGCCGGGATAACCGTTCTCATGCCTTCAAGGTGGAGTCGTGCCGGGAAACGTCGGGCGGGACTACGTCTACAGATGTTGAATCGAGGAAACGAGCGGTTGCCTGGAGCCACATCGGCACTGGGCATGGAACAATTGGTTGCTTTCAAGGCGGAGCCTATGCTGGATGGCAAACCCGTCACGGCAGAGGAACTGGCAGCACTGGCTGAATCCACAGTTCCCTATGTTATGTTCCGCGGTGAATGGATTGAAGTGGACACGAAAGAGATTCGCCAAGTCCTGCGTTATATGAAAAAAGAAGAAGAACAATATATGCCTCTATCCGAATGGCTGCATCTCGCAGCGGATGAAGGGGAGGATTCCGCATGGAAGGGCCTTTCCGTCTTCGGTGCAGAATCTGATGGGCTGCTCGCTTTCCTGCTCGATGGACAGGTGCTTCGTAGCATTGAGCCTCGTCAGGTTCCGGCAGAATTGCACGGTGAATTGCGTCCTTATCAGGAAAGAGGTTACCAATGGTTATCAGCCATGCGCGAGCTGGGCTTCGGCGTATGTCTCGCAGACGATATGGGACTTGGGAAGACCATTCAGGTAATTACCTGCCTGTTGGACCGCAAACACGAGGAGCGCCAGGCAGCCGAAGAGGAAGCCCGCGAGAATGAGATGCTGAACGGATCTGATGATGTATTCCCAACGGATCAGCATACGCAGGTGCAGCCTGTTCATCTGCCTGCACTTATTGTGTGTCCTACCTCGTTGCTTGGAAACTGGCAACGTGAGCTGAAGCGGTTTGCCCCGGATCTGTCACTGTACATTCATCATGGCGGACAACGGTTGCACGGGAACGATTTTCAGGCAGAAGCGCAGACGCATGACATTGTACTCACGACCTATCATCTGGCAGGTAGAGATGGACCGGATCTGGCTTCGTTGCACTGGTCCACCATTGTGCTGGATGAGGCTCAATATATTAAGAACTACCGTACCAAACAAGCGCAAAGCGTGATGCGTCTGTCTACACTTCATCGTATTGCGATGACAGGAACACCTGTGGAGAACCGCTTGAGTGAACTCTGGTCCATTTTCCAGTTCCTCAATCCGGGGTATCTGGGCACAGCTTCATCGTTCCGCCAGCGGTATACGGGACTCGGCCCATCTGAAGAAAATGCGGCATCCTTGCGTGAACTTCATCGATTGGTATCTCCGTTCATGCTGCGCAGGCTGAAAAGTGATCCGGATATTCGCAAGGATCTGCCGGAGAAGCTTGAACTGAAATCCTATTGTTCTCTGACGCCGGAGCAGACGGTGTTGTACCAGCGTGTGGTGGACGATCTGATGGGTGGTCTGGATGGCAGAAACGGGATTGCCCGCAAGGGAATTGTTCTGTCATCTCTGACCAAGCTCAAGCAGATCTGTGATCATCCGGTGCTGGCGGACAGCAATCGGAAAGACCACGGTAAGGCTGAGGCATCCGGTAAGATGGAACGTTTGCTTGAACTGTTGGACGCCATCCGTGATAACGGAGAATCTGCCCTGATCTTCACGCAGTATGTTGCTATGGGGGATCTGCTGGTGTCGAGGTTGAAACAACGATATGAGGAAGAGCCGTATTTCCTGCATGGTGGTGTGTCGAAGGCGCAAAGAGACGATATGGTGGATACTTTCCAAAAAGGTGAGGGGCCGTCCATGTTTGTTCTATCTCTTCGTGCCGGAGGTGTAGGTCTGAATCTGACCCGCGCGAGTCATGTCGTTCACTATGATCGGTGGTGGAATCCCGCGGTCGAGAATCAGGCGACGGACCGGGTATTCCGAATCGGGCAGAATCGCAATGTACAGGTGCATAAGCTGATCTGTCAGGGAACACTGGAGGAACGGATTGATGAGCTGATTGAAAGCAAGAAGGCACTGTCCGAGCAGGTCGTCGGTTCAGGTGAGAATTGGCTGACCGAGATGTCGGATGATGAGCTGCGCGGTCTAATCTCACTTCAGGGTGAGACGTGGCTGTGA
- a CDS encoding aminopeptidase, with protein sequence MSQQRVEISKNVLTECLGLRSGENLVVVADDMKRDLAESIYEAGKALGAESVLLIMEERSRSGEEPPAPIAKAMIQADVAVCITRYSLTHTQARKQAAASGTRVATMPGMTEDMFMNGAITAEYSQVKALTEKVTDLLTAGRHVRIEKQGHSLSFSIEDRNGVPSTGMYLNPGESGNLPSGEAYIAPVEGKGEGRIVVDGSVAGIGALREPMLLTVKEGRLVSAEGPDGAQLLATLGEGDGRFLGEFGIGTNNKARITGVVLEDEKVYGTIHIAFGSNNTFGGTIAAGVHIDAVVQKPDVYIDDKLIMRQGELVE encoded by the coding sequence ATGAGTCAGCAACGTGTTGAAATCAGTAAAAATGTGCTAACCGAGTGTCTGGGGCTGCGTAGCGGAGAGAATCTTGTGGTTGTCGCAGACGATATGAAACGGGATTTGGCGGAATCCATCTATGAGGCAGGAAAAGCACTTGGAGCAGAGTCGGTCCTGCTAATTATGGAGGAACGCAGCAGATCTGGAGAAGAGCCGCCTGCACCCATTGCAAAGGCCATGATTCAGGCGGACGTAGCCGTGTGTATAACGCGGTATTCATTAACCCATACCCAGGCACGCAAACAAGCGGCTGCATCAGGGACCCGAGTGGCAACGATGCCTGGTATGACCGAGGATATGTTTATGAACGGAGCAATCACGGCTGAATACTCACAAGTAAAGGCATTAACCGAGAAGGTAACGGATCTATTAACGGCAGGTCGTCATGTACGAATAGAAAAGCAGGGCCATAGTCTTTCCTTTTCCATAGAAGATCGTAACGGTGTACCGAGCACAGGTATGTACTTGAATCCCGGTGAATCGGGCAATTTGCCATCTGGAGAAGCCTATATAGCTCCGGTTGAGGGTAAAGGCGAAGGCCGTATTGTTGTAGATGGTTCCGTTGCTGGAATAGGTGCACTCCGTGAGCCTATGCTACTAACCGTCAAGGAAGGACGTTTGGTGTCAGCTGAAGGCCCGGATGGGGCTCAATTACTGGCAACACTTGGCGAGGGGGATGGTCGCTTTCTTGGTGAATTCGGGATTGGGACCAATAACAAAGCGCGAATCACGGGTGTAGTGCTGGAAGATGAGAAAGTGTATGGCACAATTCATATAGCCTTTGGCAGCAATAATACATTCGGTGGAACGATTGCCGCCGGTGTGCATATCGATGCAGTTGTACAAAAGCCGGATGTGTACATCGATGATAAGTTGATTATGCGTCAAGGTGAATTGGTCGAATAA
- a CDS encoding TetR/AcrR family transcriptional regulator — MNRTKAVEVAAQLFLRQGYTYVSMDEVVRVSGVSKSNIYYHFKNKEELLQAVVQYWIAQYESELYLLLSQRERGVEERIYSFMAMLSAGIEGRNYEGSCPFVTLYMQTPDSAPQVKESISRFFRELRPMVEKLFQQGLDCGEFRKEIEPGPAALLFIAALEGSLILAGTARDVGIIEQSARTFCQMLR; from the coding sequence GTGAACCGGACCAAGGCAGTTGAAGTGGCTGCACAGTTATTTCTGCGTCAGGGGTACACCTACGTCAGCATGGATGAGGTTGTACGAGTGAGTGGAGTATCCAAGTCGAATATCTATTATCATTTTAAAAACAAGGAGGAATTGCTTCAGGCCGTGGTGCAATATTGGATTGCCCAGTATGAATCGGAGCTGTACCTGCTGCTCAGTCAGCGCGAGCGAGGGGTAGAGGAACGTATTTACTCATTCATGGCTATGCTGTCAGCAGGCATTGAGGGCCGGAATTACGAAGGAAGCTGTCCGTTTGTCACGCTATATATGCAGACACCCGATAGTGCCCCCCAAGTGAAGGAAAGCATATCCAGATTCTTTCGTGAGCTTAGACCGATGGTGGAGAAGCTGTTTCAGCAAGGTTTGGATTGCGGTGAATTTCGCAAAGAAATCGAACCGGGACCGGCCGCGTTGTTGTTTATTGCAGCATTAGAAGGTTCATTAATCCTCGCTGGAACTGCCCGTGATGTTGGGATTATAGAACAATCGGCACGTACATTTTGTCAGATGCTTCGTTAA
- a CDS encoding chemotaxis protein CheW produces the protein MGIIMDEGMQYINFSVGDQIFALRIDEVHEIIRMVQVTTVPFGSPEIRGFASLYGKVVSVVSLRVLLGMPDQEDTTSTRIIVVPYKGGFVPLIVDMVDSVVSYDRFEEPAEEHRRFMLGVFDKIGFCEDHRAGILNLDVLLGSLIRS, from the coding sequence ATGGGGATAATTATGGATGAGGGCATGCAATATATTAATTTTTCGGTAGGAGACCAGATCTTTGCACTACGAATTGATGAAGTTCATGAGATCATCAGAATGGTGCAGGTGACAACGGTGCCATTTGGAAGTCCGGAGATCAGAGGTTTTGCTTCGTTGTATGGTAAGGTCGTTTCGGTTGTGAGTCTACGTGTATTGTTAGGCATGCCAGACCAGGAGGATACCACTTCTACACGTATTATTGTGGTGCCTTACAAAGGTGGATTTGTACCGCTGATCGTAGATATGGTCGATTCTGTCGTAAGTTACGATCGTTTTGAGGAACCTGCTGAGGAACATCGCCGTTTCATGCTTGGCGTTTTTGACAAAATCGGGTTCTGTGAAGATCATCGTGCTGGCATTTTGAACCTGGATGTATTGCTGGGCAGCTTGATCAGATCATAG